Proteins encoded within one genomic window of Komagataella phaffii GS115 chromosome 3, complete sequence:
- a CDS encoding RNA binding protein that sequesters CLN3 mRNA in cytoplasmic foci produces the protein MMPSTESEMGSDPLNSSLLKLTLGPSTHSAPAPQSGYILRLTHLPPDVTLREAYAVFALTTDLVAIDLVEDTDTQAPLIIARFNNFLTAQSVAQLLDNKQVFGPHFAPIKSELRHRANSIINSPLLGSFNSLSPPNTSSVSATLKRPSIGSQRSRFLFSDPFSQVNNQSTGIDSIDLNSPAQSSLVNPWTQPQSQHQPQSQHSGPPPSQHQQQHFFNQSSTGQLVLNNVQGQPAPQGPQVPSLNSPFQNGQLQQPPPHQQPSQQQHPQPQQTPQPPQALKTQPSQLQQQQQHQTSQQQQQQQQQQQQQQQQQQQPQKPPQQQQPSQPNQQSQTFQPPSQQSQDQSQGGSQTASPDKNSSGVDLSLLMRIPPPANPADQNPPCNTLYVGNLPGDATEAELRSLFTPVKGFRRLSFKNKTSISGSSGGGGGPMCFVEFNSITEAAEALANLYGTSLRCSSKGGIRLSFSKNPLGVRNSNNRRNTSYNYQTTGQPHTSYK, from the coding sequence ATGATGCCCTCAACAGAATCTGAAATGGGCTCTGACCCACTCAATAGCTCATTGCTCAAATTGACTTTAGGACCATCTACCCATTCAGCACCAGCACCGCAGTCAGGATACATTCTACGGTTGACTCATTTGCCTCCAGATGTCACTTTACGAGAAGCATACGCTGTGTTTGCGCTTACCACCGACCTTGTTGCTATAGACTTGGTTGAGGACACTGATACACAAGCTCCACTGATTATTGCCCGCTTTAACAATTTCCTCACTGCACAATCTGTTGCGCAGCTACTCGATAATAAACAGGTTTTCGGGCCTCATTTTGCTCCTATTAAGTCCGAATTAAGACACCGTGCAAATTCCATCATCAACTCACCATTATTGGGCTCATTTAACTCATTGTCGCCCCCCAATACTTCTTCTGTGTCGGCAACACTGAAGCGCCCTTCAATTGGTAGTCAGCGCTCCAGATTTTTGTTCAGCGACCCTTTCAGTCAAGTCAATAACCAATCTACTGGGATTGATTCTATTGACTTGAATTCCCCAGCCCAGTCCTCCCTTGTCAATCCATGGACTCAACCACAGTCCCAACATCAACCTCAGTCGCAGCATTCGGGCCCACCACCTTCTCAgcatcaacaacaacacTTTTTCAACCAGTCCAGTACTGGTCAATTAGTCTTGAACAATGTCCAAGGCCAACCTGCTCCTCAAGGCCCTCAAGTTCCATCCTTGAACTCTCCATTCCAGAATGGCCAGCTTCAACAACCACCACCACACCAGCAGCCTTcccaacaacaacatccaCAACCGCAGCAAACACCTCAACCGCCACAGGCTTTAAAAACCCAGCCTTCACAGttacaacaacagcagcagcatCAAACGTcgcaacagcaacagcagcaacagcagcaacaacaacaacaacagcaacagcagcagcagccACAGAAGCCGCcgcagcaacaacaacccTCTCAACCAAACCAACAATCTCAAACATTTCAACCACCATCTCAGCAGTCTCAGGATCAGTCACAGGGCGGAAGCCAAACCGCTTCACCAGATAAAAATTCTAGTGGTGTCGATCTATCTCTACTCATGCGTATTCCCCCACCTGCCAACCCAGCAGACCAAAACCCACCATGCAATACATTGTATGTAGGAAATCTACCTGGTGACGCTACAGAAGCTGAGTTAAGATCTCTTTTCACTCCAGTAAAGGGATTCAGACgtctttctttcaagaacaagacTTCAATCAGTGGAAGTAGTGGAGGAGGTGGAGGCCCTATGTGCTTCGTCGAGTTTAACAGCATAACTGAAGCCGCAGAAGCTCTGGCTAACCTATATGGTACCTCGTTAAGATGTTCCAGTAAAGGTGGTATTCGTCTaagtttttccaagaatccTCTGGGTGTGCGtaacagcaacaacagaagGAATACATCCTACAATTACCAAACCACTGGTCAACCTCATACGTCTTATAAATAG